The Nocardioides campestrisoli genome includes a window with the following:
- a CDS encoding phage holin family protein, translating to MTDPHTPLTPGAVTPGQAPEPTVGALVHDLTQQVPDLIRSELRLAQAEMTAKGKQAGLGLGMFSAAGLLAFFGLAALITTAIAALALVLPTWAAALIVAAVLFVLAGVIGLLGKKRVDQATPAKPERALGGIKEDIDTVKGGHRG from the coding sequence ATGACCGACCCGCACACCCCCCTGACGCCCGGCGCGGTCACGCCCGGGCAGGCACCAGAGCCCACGGTCGGCGCACTCGTGCACGATCTCACCCAGCAGGTCCCGGACCTCATCCGCTCCGAGCTGCGGCTGGCCCAGGCCGAGATGACCGCCAAGGGCAAGCAGGCGGGGCTCGGACTCGGCATGTTCAGCGCAGCCGGGCTGCTCGCCTTCTTCGGCCTGGCGGCGCTGATCACCACCGCCATCGCCGCCCTCGCGCTCGTCCTGCCGACCTGGGCCGCGGCCCTGATCGTCGCGGCCGTGCTCTTCGTGCTGGCCGGTGTCATCGGCCTGCTCGGCAAGAAGCGGGTGGACCAGGCGACGCCGGCCAAGCCCGAACGGGCCCTGGGCGGCATCAAGGAGGACATCGACACCGTCAAGGGAGGACACCGTGGCTGA
- a CDS encoding deoxyguanosinetriphosphate triphosphohydrolase: MDHLYDDADRERLVPEPPKRVDAPVRRAFERDRARVVHAAATRRLAAKTQVMGPQADDFVRNRLTHSLEVAQVARDLARALGCHPDLTETAALAHDLGHPPFGHNGERVLADLSEACGGFEGNAQTLRLLTRLEAKTFDGQGRSVGLNLTRATLDACTKYPWTRGAALPPAGVHSDGTVRTVLKFGVYPDDEPVFDWMRRGARGTAQCLEAQVMDLADDVAYSVHDVEDGVVADRVDLTRLDRAGLWQTVRDWYRPDADDDLLDDVLTGLQTVESWPTERYDHSRRALAALKNLTSDLIGRFCGSVQEATFAAGEGPFVRYRADLVVPEHTQLEIAVLKGIAAHYVMSADDRVALMSRQRELMAELVEGLLLRGPDALDRPFAQDWEEAVDESGRLRVVIDQVASLTDASAVTRHAAVRG; this comes from the coding sequence ATGGACCACCTGTACGACGACGCCGATCGCGAACGCCTCGTCCCCGAGCCCCCCAAGCGGGTCGACGCCCCGGTGCGTCGCGCCTTCGAGCGAGACCGGGCCCGCGTGGTGCACGCGGCGGCCACGCGGCGGCTCGCGGCCAAGACCCAGGTGATGGGTCCCCAGGCCGACGACTTCGTCCGCAACCGCCTGACCCACAGCCTCGAGGTGGCGCAGGTCGCCCGTGACCTGGCCCGAGCGCTGGGCTGCCATCCCGACCTCACCGAGACGGCGGCCCTCGCCCACGACCTCGGGCACCCGCCGTTCGGCCACAACGGCGAGCGGGTGCTGGCTGACCTCAGCGAGGCCTGTGGCGGGTTCGAGGGCAACGCCCAGACCCTGCGCCTGCTCACCCGGTTGGAGGCCAAGACCTTCGACGGGCAGGGGCGCAGCGTCGGCCTCAACCTCACCCGGGCCACGCTCGACGCCTGCACGAAGTACCCCTGGACCCGGGGGGCCGCCCTGCCCCCCGCGGGGGTGCACAGCGACGGCACGGTGCGCACGGTGCTGAAGTTCGGCGTCTACCCCGATGACGAGCCGGTCTTCGACTGGATGCGTCGGGGAGCTCGCGGTACCGCCCAGTGCCTGGAGGCCCAGGTGATGGACCTGGCCGACGACGTCGCCTACTCGGTGCACGACGTGGAGGACGGGGTGGTCGCCGACCGGGTCGACCTGACCCGGCTGGACCGTGCGGGCCTGTGGCAGACGGTGCGCGACTGGTACCGGCCGGACGCCGACGACGACCTGCTGGACGACGTCCTCACCGGGTTGCAGACGGTGGAGAGCTGGCCCACGGAGCGCTACGACCACAGTCGTCGCGCACTCGCGGCGCTGAAGAACCTGACCAGCGACCTGATCGGCCGCTTCTGCGGCAGCGTCCAGGAGGCCACCTTCGCCGCAGGCGAGGGGCCCTTCGTGCGCTACCGGGCGGACCTCGTCGTGCCGGAGCACACCCAGCTGGAGATCGCGGTGCTCAAGGGGATCGCCGCGCACTACGTGATGAGCGCCGACGACCGGGTCGCGCTGATGTCCCGGCAGCGTGAGCTGATGGCCGAGCTGGTGGAAGGGCTGCTGCTCCGTGGTCCGGACGCACTCGACCGCCCCTTCGCACAAGACTGGGAAGAGGCGGTCGACGAGAGCGGTCGGCTGCGCGTGGTGATCGACCAGGTGGCGTCGTTGACCGACGCCAGTGCCGTGACCCGACACGCAGCCGTCAGGGGTTAG
- the dusB gene encoding tRNA dihydrouridine synthase DusB yields MVGSALPTELVLGDLRIETPVVLAPMAGITNAAYRRLCAEQGAGLYVCEMITSRGLVEGDETTRKMLVFDELETVRSVQLYGTDPVYVGKAAEILCADYGVAHVDLNFGCPVPKVTRKGGGGALPWKRGLLGEILEAAVTATAPYGVPVTMKTRKGLDEDHLTYLDAGRIAQETGVAAIALHGRTVEQAYSGEADWDSIARLVEHIDIPVLGNGDIWEAGDAVRMVRETGAAGVVVGRGCLGRPWLFRDLAAAFSSTPTETVLPTLGEVRAVMRRHAELLCRHMGEERGCKEFRKHVSWYLKGFRAGGPLRHSLALVDSLADLDRLLAELDPDERFPVSELGAPRGRQGSPRKRVALPEGWLDDTDGRGARWREDADEATGG; encoded by the coding sequence GTGGTCGGCTCCGCACTGCCCACCGAGCTGGTCCTGGGGGACCTGCGGATCGAGACCCCGGTCGTGCTCGCCCCGATGGCCGGCATCACCAACGCGGCCTACAGGCGCCTGTGCGCCGAGCAGGGGGCTGGTCTCTACGTCTGCGAGATGATCACCTCCCGCGGGCTGGTCGAGGGTGACGAGACGACCCGGAAGATGCTCGTCTTCGACGAGCTCGAGACGGTCCGCTCGGTGCAGCTCTACGGCACCGACCCCGTCTACGTGGGCAAGGCCGCCGAGATCCTCTGCGCCGACTACGGGGTCGCGCACGTCGACCTCAACTTCGGCTGCCCGGTGCCCAAGGTGACCCGCAAGGGCGGCGGCGGGGCGCTGCCGTGGAAGCGCGGCCTGCTGGGGGAGATCCTCGAGGCGGCAGTGACGGCCACGGCGCCGTACGGCGTCCCGGTGACGATGAAGACCCGCAAGGGCCTCGACGAGGACCACCTGACCTACCTGGACGCCGGCAGGATCGCCCAGGAGACCGGGGTGGCCGCGATCGCGCTGCACGGCCGCACGGTCGAGCAGGCCTACTCCGGCGAGGCCGACTGGGACTCGATCGCCCGGCTCGTGGAGCACATCGACATCCCGGTCCTGGGCAACGGGGACATCTGGGAGGCCGGGGACGCCGTCCGGATGGTCCGCGAGACCGGAGCCGCCGGCGTCGTCGTCGGACGCGGGTGCCTGGGCCGGCCCTGGCTCTTCCGCGACCTGGCCGCGGCGTTCTCCTCCACCCCCACCGAGACCGTCCTGCCCACGCTGGGCGAGGTCCGCGCGGTGATGCGCCGGCACGCCGAGCTGCTCTGCCGGCACATGGGGGAGGAGCGCGGCTGCAAGGAGTTCCGCAAGCACGTGAGCTGGTACCTCAAGGGGTTCCGGGCCGGCGGGCCGCTGCGCCACTCGCTGGCGCTGGTCGACTCGCTGGCCGACCTCGACCGGCTGCTCGCCGAGCTGGACCCCGACGAGCGGTTCCCGGTCTCCGAGCTGGGCGCGCCCCGGGGTCGCCAGGGCTCGCCGCGCAAGCGTGTGGCCCTGCCGGAGGGGTGGCTCGACGACACCGACGGACGGGGCGCACGGTGGCGCGAGGACGCCGACGAGGCCACCGGGGGCTGA
- a CDS encoding CotH kinase family protein: protein MSVRRAVGIVAILTAGALGPWAHGAAAAPRAPEPAAAEVADPGTWAVPARPERLVVDTEQAAPVVSKDDYVAGSLSLAGASYPIEIKGRGNSTWKWPKKPYKVKLAAPTSLGGMPAADEWVLLANYADRSALRNHLALQLGRQTRLAWTPDSRFVDLVLNGRSQGLYLLTEQVEQGPTRVALPEGGYLLEVDQRFRASGDPGFRTRRGTPVSFKDPDELERPESRRIKKAVNAFEDVLYGDRFTHPVRGYAPLVDVDSFVDWYVVQELFRNQDSNFHSSVHVSWTPGGRFTLGPLWDFDLSAGTKWNIETTPEGWHTRLGKHWIARMLEDPAFSTAVKQRTIQLAPVVEQLVAQIPPAAQAVRPEALADWQLWHVSHAAVVGSVHADDLDGEVEFLRTWLAGRLAWMTAPEVIFGRPSGSLREKDQVVQVPVRVLASDRAVTVDYAHVGGKATPGVDFTLVPGTLRFAPGETEKTFPVTIHGDAVPETAERVHLALRSPDGARLGDPQGLSLEIAASDQRPDAQVRVASRGRYAGVGVLHAKGRGQHVRTEVTRSGSRTVEMRVHNPGPVAAEYRLRGRGGGRALQVRWFRGKVDVTEELRSGLTVRVGARGNRPLRAVVRARPGARPGKAGTLRLTAVWRGEGRVVDTVRATVRVAR from the coding sequence GTGTCGGTACGTCGGGCAGTCGGGATCGTCGCGATCCTCACCGCGGGGGCGCTGGGGCCGTGGGCGCACGGCGCCGCAGCGGCCCCCCGGGCTCCGGAGCCAGCGGCTGCGGAGGTGGCCGACCCCGGGACGTGGGCGGTCCCGGCCCGTCCCGAGAGGCTGGTGGTCGACACCGAGCAGGCCGCTCCGGTGGTGAGCAAGGACGACTACGTCGCCGGCTCGCTGTCGCTGGCCGGGGCGTCGTACCCGATCGAGATCAAGGGGCGCGGAAACTCGACCTGGAAGTGGCCCAAGAAGCCCTACAAGGTCAAGCTCGCGGCGCCGACGAGCCTGGGCGGCATGCCCGCGGCGGACGAGTGGGTGCTGCTGGCCAACTACGCCGACCGCAGCGCCCTGCGCAACCACCTCGCCCTCCAGCTGGGCCGGCAGACCCGGCTCGCGTGGACCCCTGACAGCCGGTTCGTCGACCTGGTGCTCAACGGCCGGTCGCAGGGCCTCTACCTGCTCACCGAGCAGGTGGAGCAGGGCCCGACCCGGGTGGCGCTGCCCGAGGGCGGCTACCTCCTGGAGGTGGACCAGCGGTTCCGGGCGAGCGGCGACCCGGGCTTCCGCACCAGACGCGGCACCCCGGTCTCGTTCAAGGACCCCGACGAGCTGGAGCGGCCGGAGAGCCGTCGGATCAAGAAGGCCGTCAACGCCTTCGAGGACGTGCTGTACGGAGACCGGTTCACCCACCCGGTCCGGGGCTACGCCCCGCTGGTCGACGTCGACTCGTTCGTCGACTGGTACGTCGTCCAGGAGCTCTTCCGCAACCAGGACTCCAACTTCCACTCCAGCGTGCACGTCTCCTGGACGCCCGGCGGGCGCTTCACCCTGGGGCCGTTGTGGGACTTCGACCTGAGCGCCGGGACGAAGTGGAACATCGAGACGACCCCCGAGGGCTGGCACACCCGGCTAGGCAAGCACTGGATCGCCCGGATGCTCGAGGATCCCGCGTTCTCGACCGCGGTGAAGCAGCGGACGATCCAGCTCGCGCCCGTGGTCGAGCAGCTCGTGGCCCAGATCCCGCCGGCCGCCCAGGCGGTCCGCCCCGAGGCCCTGGCCGACTGGCAGCTCTGGCACGTCTCGCACGCCGCGGTGGTGGGCAGCGTGCACGCCGACGACCTGGACGGCGAGGTGGAGTTCCTCCGCACCTGGCTCGCCGGGCGGTTGGCGTGGATGACGGCGCCGGAGGTGATCTTCGGCCGGCCGAGCGGCTCGCTGCGGGAGAAGGACCAGGTGGTCCAGGTGCCGGTACGGGTGCTGGCGAGCGACCGCGCGGTCACGGTCGACTACGCCCACGTCGGCGGCAAGGCCACACCCGGCGTCGACTTCACGCTGGTGCCCGGGACGCTCCGGTTCGCCCCGGGGGAGACGGAGAAGACGTTCCCGGTGACCATCCACGGCGACGCCGTGCCGGAGACCGCGGAGCGGGTGCACCTGGCCCTGCGCAGTCCCGACGGCGCCCGGCTCGGTGACCCGCAGGGGCTCAGCCTGGAGATCGCCGCCAGTGACCAGCGTCCCGACGCCCAGGTGCGGGTCGCGTCCCGCGGGCGGTACGCGGGCGTCGGGGTGCTGCACGCGAAGGGTCGCGGTCAGCACGTGCGCACCGAGGTGACGCGGTCGGGCTCCCGCACCGTCGAGATGCGGGTCCACAACCCGGGTCCGGTTGCCGCCGAGTACCGGCTTCGCGGTCGTGGGGGCGGCCGCGCGCTGCAGGTCCGCTGGTTCCGCGGGAAGGTCGACGTCACCGAGGAGCTGCGCTCCGGCCTGACGGTGCGCGTCGGGGCGCGCGGGAACCGCCCGCTGCGTGCCGTGGTGCGCGCCCGCCCGGGTGCTCGCCCGGGCAAGGCCGGGACGCTGCGGCTCACTGCGGTGTGGCGGGGCGAGGGCCGGGTCGTCGACACGGTGCGCGCGACCGTGCGAGTCGCCCGCTGA
- a CDS encoding YtxH domain-containing protein — translation MKKSMLLLAAGAGYVLGAKAGRERYDQIASGFDSFRKNPKVQAGAQQAADLAKEKAPTVADKVGTAASAAAGKVRPGGGKDQSSGTDHSSAQDQLNPDSIALQDDPYPKGNLP, via the coding sequence ATGAAGAAGAGCATGTTGCTGCTCGCCGCCGGAGCCGGGTACGTCCTGGGCGCGAAGGCAGGACGCGAGCGCTACGACCAGATCGCCAGCGGGTTCGACTCGTTCCGCAAGAACCCGAAGGTGCAGGCAGGCGCCCAGCAGGCGGCCGACCTGGCCAAGGAGAAGGCCCCCACGGTCGCGGACAAGGTGGGCACGGCCGCCTCGGCTGCGGCCGGCAAGGTCCGCCCCGGGGGTGGCAAGGACCAGAGCAGCGGCACGGACCACAGCAGCGCTCAGGACCAGCTGAACCCCGACAGCATCGCCCTCCAGGACGACCCGTACCCCAAGGGCAACCTGCCGTGA
- a CDS encoding DUF3618 domain-containing protein, whose translation MADQDPGKDGSAATPADIEADIERKRQELAHTLDALGTKLDVKRQVSERVDRVEPRQLAVAGAVVVVLVALVVWRRRR comes from the coding sequence GTGGCTGACCAGGACCCCGGCAAGGACGGCAGCGCGGCGACCCCCGCGGACATCGAGGCCGACATCGAGCGCAAGCGGCAGGAGCTCGCGCACACGCTGGACGCCCTCGGCACCAAGCTGGACGTGAAGCGCCAGGTCTCCGAGCGGGTGGACCGGGTGGAGCCGCGGCAGCTCGCCGTGGCCGGTGCGGTCGTGGTGGTGCTGGTGGCGCTCGTCGTGTGGCGGCGACGCCGGTGA
- a CDS encoding glycine--tRNA ligase has protein sequence MAKPPPSPVDNVVSLAKRRGFVYPCGEIYGGTRSAWDYGPLGVELKENIKRQWWRAVVQRRQDVVGLDSSIILPRQTWEASGHVDTFNDPLTECQSCHKRYRADHLQEAYAEKKGLDDPDQVDLRDVACANCGTRGAWTEPRQFSGMLKTHLGVTEDESGMHYLRPETAQGIFLNFANVVTSSRMKPPFGIAQIGKSFRNEITPGNFIFRTREFEQMEMEFFVKPGEDEEWHQYWIDERTRWYTDLGINPDNLRHFEHPKEKLSHYSKRTVDIEYRFRFAGSEWGELEGVANRTDFDLSTHSQHSGQDLSYFDQAANERYVPYVIEPAAGLSRSLMTFLVDAYAEDEAPNTKGGVDKRTVLRLDPRLAPVKVAVLPLSRNADLSPKAKGLAAELRENWNVEFDDSGAIGRRYRRQDEIGTPYCVTVDFDTLEDGAVTVRERDSMSQERISLDGISRYFAERLLGC, from the coding sequence GTGGCCAAGCCGCCCCCCTCGCCCGTCGACAACGTCGTCTCGCTCGCCAAGCGGCGCGGCTTCGTCTACCCCTGCGGGGAGATCTACGGCGGTACCCGGTCGGCCTGGGACTACGGCCCGCTCGGTGTCGAGCTGAAGGAGAACATCAAGCGCCAGTGGTGGCGCGCGGTGGTGCAGCGTCGTCAGGACGTGGTGGGTCTCGACTCCAGCATCATCCTGCCGCGCCAGACCTGGGAGGCGTCCGGCCACGTCGACACCTTCAACGACCCGCTGACCGAGTGCCAGTCGTGCCACAAGCGCTACCGCGCCGACCACCTCCAGGAGGCGTACGCGGAGAAGAAGGGCCTCGACGACCCCGACCAGGTCGACCTGCGCGACGTCGCCTGCGCCAACTGCGGCACCCGCGGCGCCTGGACCGAGCCGCGCCAGTTCTCCGGCATGCTCAAGACCCACCTCGGTGTCACCGAGGACGAGTCCGGCATGCACTACCTGCGGCCCGAGACCGCCCAGGGGATCTTCCTCAACTTCGCCAACGTGGTGACCTCGAGCCGGATGAAGCCCCCGTTCGGCATCGCCCAGATCGGCAAGAGCTTCCGCAACGAGATCACGCCGGGCAACTTCATCTTCCGCACCCGTGAGTTCGAGCAGATGGAGATGGAGTTCTTCGTCAAGCCGGGTGAGGACGAGGAGTGGCACCAGTACTGGATCGACGAGCGCACCCGCTGGTACACCGACCTGGGGATCAACCCGGACAACCTGCGCCACTTCGAGCACCCGAAGGAGAAGCTGAGCCACTACTCCAAGCGGACCGTCGACATCGAGTACCGGTTCCGTTTCGCCGGCTCGGAGTGGGGCGAGCTCGAGGGCGTCGCCAACCGCACCGACTTCGACCTCTCCACCCACTCCCAGCACTCCGGCCAGGACCTGAGCTACTTCGACCAGGCCGCCAACGAGCGCTACGTGCCCTACGTGATCGAGCCGGCAGCCGGGCTCTCGCGCAGCCTGATGACCTTCCTGGTCGACGCGTACGCCGAGGACGAGGCGCCCAACACCAAGGGCGGCGTCGACAAGCGGACCGTGCTGCGGCTCGACCCCCGCCTGGCCCCGGTCAAGGTCGCGGTGCTGCCGCTGAGCCGCAACGCCGACCTGAGCCCGAAGGCCAAGGGCCTCGCGGCCGAGCTGCGGGAGAACTGGAACGTCGAGTTCGACGACTCCGGCGCGATCGGTCGCCGCTACCGCCGCCAGGACGAGATCGGGACGCCGTACTGCGTGACCGTCGACTTCGACACCCTCGAGGACGGCGCGGTCACCGTGCGCGAGCGGGACTCGATGAGCCAGGAGCGGATCAGCCTGGACGGGATCAGCCGCTACTTCGCCGAGCGGCTGCTCGGCTGCTGA
- a CDS encoding YihY/virulence factor BrkB family protein — translation MKKLDGRSLKYVLKRSVREFSKDQCTDQAAALTYYAVLSIFPAAIALTALLGLVGQDPDQTVDTLLDILAPLVSNSMLGDIEPTLRDLAAAPGAGVALITGLAGALWTASGYVGAFSRAMNRIYEIEEGRPFWKLRPQMLLLTATCLVLMAALILMLVISGPVAQSVGDVIGLGDTAVTAWNIAKWPVMALVVMLLIALIYYFTPNVKQPKMRWLSPGAVVAVVAGVIASVGFTFYVANFSSYNKTYGSLAGVIVALLFLWIMNLALLLGAEIDSELERGRELEEGVPAEIELQLPLRDSRNVEKAADKERKQIDEGRAIRLASGENPHEDPYTEPEAASRTSD, via the coding sequence ATGAAGAAGCTGGACGGGCGCTCCCTGAAGTACGTCCTCAAGCGGTCGGTCCGGGAGTTCTCGAAGGACCAGTGCACCGACCAGGCGGCTGCCCTGACCTACTACGCCGTGCTGTCGATCTTCCCCGCGGCGATCGCGCTGACCGCGCTGCTCGGCCTCGTCGGGCAGGACCCGGACCAGACGGTGGACACGCTGCTGGACATCCTCGCCCCGCTGGTCTCCAACAGCATGCTCGGCGACATCGAGCCGACCCTGCGCGACCTGGCTGCCGCGCCGGGTGCGGGCGTGGCCCTGATCACCGGTCTGGCGGGCGCCCTGTGGACGGCGTCCGGCTACGTGGGCGCCTTCTCCCGGGCGATGAACCGGATCTACGAGATCGAGGAGGGGCGCCCGTTCTGGAAGCTCCGCCCGCAGATGCTGCTGCTCACCGCGACCTGCCTGGTGCTGATGGCCGCGCTCATCCTGATGCTGGTGATCTCCGGCCCTGTCGCCCAGTCGGTCGGGGACGTGATCGGCCTCGGCGACACCGCGGTGACCGCCTGGAACATCGCCAAGTGGCCGGTGATGGCGCTGGTGGTGATGCTGTTGATCGCACTCATCTACTACTTCACGCCCAACGTCAAGCAGCCCAAGATGCGCTGGCTCTCCCCCGGCGCCGTGGTCGCCGTGGTGGCCGGCGTCATCGCCTCCGTCGGCTTCACCTTCTACGTCGCCAACTTCTCCAGCTACAACAAGACCTACGGGTCCCTGGCGGGCGTGATCGTCGCCCTGCTGTTCCTGTGGATCATGAACCTCGCGCTGCTCCTCGGCGCCGAGATCGACTCCGAGCTCGAGCGCGGTCGCGAGCTCGAGGAGGGCGTGCCCGCCGAGATCGAGCTGCAGCTGCCGTTGCGCGACTCGCGCAACGTCGAGAAGGCGGCCGACAAGGAGCGCAAGCAGATCGACGAGGGGCGGGCGATCAGGCTCGCCTCCGGCGAGAACCCTCACGAAGACCCCTACACCGAGCCCGAAGCCGCCAGTCGCACGTCGGACTGA
- the dnaG gene encoding DNA primase — MAGRIREDDIAEVREKARIDDVVSSYVTLRKAGGGSLKGLCPFHDEKSPSFHVTPSRGFFHCFGCQEGGDVISFLMKIDGLGFSEAVEQLADKYGVQLRREEGDEPAQRPRGPARGRLLEAHKVAQEFYADQLGGTDALTARRFLSERGFDQAAAELFGIGFSPRDGEALTRLLRQRGFSEEEMTTSGLVAVGRSAYDRFRGRLMWPIREANGDTIGFGARRIFDDDRIEAKYLNTSETPIYKKSQVLYGLDLARREIARSSQAVVVEGYTDVMACHLAGVGTAVATCGTAFGDDHARVLRRFMHDHEEFRGEVIFTFDGDAAGQKAALRAFGGDQNFVSQTYVAVEPSGLDPCDLRLQAGDEAVRELVAQRQPLYRFVLGNVAARYDLDRADGRVDALREAARLVSSIRDRSKVDAFTRELSSIIGVDVDEARAEVRRASARGRPDERRGSERRANETRASERGVASERGAAVQGEAPPRRQLPNLRDPRFAIERETLKLVLQYPAAVGRVVAGVSPGDFSHPVYREVWEAVLAAGGAAQGAADPGWATRLRAGVENPLVSSAISELGVEPVRSAGDPTESYVNAHVYRLLELSVLRRVTELKSRLQRTNPVEQAEEYRQMFGELVALEHHRRDLRDKAVGA, encoded by the coding sequence GTGGCCGGCCGGATTCGAGAAGATGACATCGCGGAGGTGCGCGAGAAGGCCCGCATCGACGACGTCGTCTCCTCCTACGTCACCCTGCGCAAGGCCGGCGGCGGCTCGCTGAAGGGCCTGTGCCCCTTCCACGACGAGAAGTCGCCGTCGTTCCACGTCACCCCCTCCCGAGGCTTCTTCCACTGCTTCGGCTGCCAGGAGGGCGGGGACGTCATCAGCTTCCTGATGAAGATCGACGGACTGGGCTTCTCCGAGGCCGTCGAGCAGCTGGCCGACAAGTACGGCGTGCAGCTGCGGCGGGAGGAGGGCGACGAGCCGGCCCAGCGTCCGCGCGGCCCGGCTCGGGGGCGGCTGCTGGAGGCGCACAAGGTGGCCCAGGAGTTCTACGCCGACCAGCTCGGCGGCACCGACGCGCTCACCGCCCGCCGGTTCCTCTCCGAGCGGGGGTTCGACCAGGCTGCGGCCGAGCTCTTCGGCATCGGCTTCTCGCCGCGGGACGGGGAGGCACTCACCCGTCTGCTGCGCCAGCGCGGCTTCTCCGAGGAGGAGATGACCACCTCCGGGCTGGTCGCGGTCGGCCGTTCGGCCTACGACCGCTTCCGCGGCCGGCTGATGTGGCCGATCCGCGAGGCCAACGGCGACACCATCGGCTTCGGGGCCCGCCGGATCTTCGACGACGACCGGATCGAGGCCAAGTACCTCAACACCTCCGAGACGCCGATCTACAAGAAGAGCCAGGTGCTCTACGGGCTCGACCTCGCCCGTCGTGAGATCGCGCGCAGCTCCCAGGCGGTCGTGGTCGAGGGCTACACCGACGTGATGGCCTGCCACCTCGCCGGGGTCGGCACGGCGGTCGCCACGTGCGGCACCGCGTTCGGTGACGACCACGCCCGGGTGCTGCGGCGGTTCATGCACGACCACGAGGAGTTCCGTGGTGAGGTGATCTTCACCTTCGACGGCGACGCGGCTGGCCAGAAGGCTGCGCTCCGCGCCTTCGGCGGCGACCAGAACTTCGTCTCCCAGACCTACGTGGCCGTCGAGCCCTCGGGTCTGGACCCCTGCGACCTGCGGCTGCAGGCCGGGGACGAGGCGGTGCGCGAGCTGGTCGCCCAGCGGCAGCCGCTGTACCGGTTCGTGCTCGGCAACGTCGCGGCCCGCTACGACCTGGACCGCGCGGACGGCCGGGTCGACGCACTGCGGGAGGCCGCACGGCTGGTCTCCAGCATCCGCGACCGGTCGAAGGTCGACGCCTTCACCCGTGAGCTCTCCTCGATCATCGGCGTGGACGTCGACGAGGCCCGCGCCGAGGTGCGTCGCGCCTCGGCGCGCGGTCGACCCGACGAGCGCAGGGGGAGCGAGCGGCGGGCGAACGAGACCAGGGCGAGCGAGCGCGGGGTCGCGTCCGAGCGGGGCGCCGCTGTGCAGGGGGAGGCGCCTCCTCGGCGCCAGCTGCCCAACCTTCGCGACCCGCGGTTCGCGATCGAGCGCGAGACGCTCAAGCTGGTGCTGCAGTACCCGGCCGCGGTCGGGCGCGTGGTCGCCGGCGTGAGCCCGGGCGACTTCAGCCACCCCGTCTACCGAGAGGTCTGGGAGGCGGTGCTCGCGGCCGGGGGCGCCGCCCAGGGGGCCGCCGACCCCGGCTGGGCTACCCGGTTGCGTGCCGGCGTGGAGAACCCGTTGGTCTCGTCCGCGATCAGCGAGCTGGGGGTGGAGCCCGTGCGGTCCGCGGGGGACCCGACGGAGTCCTACGTGAACGCCCACGTCTACCGGCTGCTGGAGCTCTCGGTGCTGCGGCGGGTCACGGAGCTGAAGTCCAGGCTGCAGCGGACCAACCCGGTGGAACAGGCCGAGGAGTACCGGCAGATGTTCGGTGAGCTGGTCGCGCTCGAGCACCACCGCCGTGACCTCCGGGACAAGGCCGTGGGAGCCTGA
- a CDS encoding antibiotic biosynthesis monooxygenase family protein: protein MVINRFRVPASAGEQFRADLQVALETLAARPGHVRGAIGRNLDDPELWVLHTEWRDVGSYRRALSSYEVKLTAVPILSRAIDEPSAYEPVLPGAALNEARSRSLP, encoded by the coding sequence ATGGTGATCAACAGGTTCCGGGTGCCCGCGTCGGCCGGCGAGCAGTTCCGCGCCGACCTCCAGGTGGCGCTGGAGACGCTCGCGGCCCGCCCCGGTCACGTCCGTGGCGCCATCGGGCGCAACCTCGACGACCCCGAGCTGTGGGTTCTGCACACCGAGTGGCGCGACGTGGGCTCCTACCGGCGTGCGCTCTCCTCCTACGAGGTCAAGCTCACCGCGGTGCCGATCCTGAGCCGGGCGATCGACGAGCCCAGCGCCTACGAGCCGGTGCTGCCGGGAGCCGCCCTCAACGAGGCACGTAGCCGCTCGTTACCCTGA